A portion of the Staphylococcus felis genome contains these proteins:
- a CDS encoding Arm DNA-binding domain-containing protein, whose amino-acid sequence MSVRKYGGKWGYHFGCEGARYRKQGFKTKREAVEAETKAKNKIMKGIVINNKSSFLDYYNQ is encoded by the coding sequence ATGAGTGTTAGAAAATACGGAGGTAAATGGGGTTATCACTTTGGTTGTGAGGGAGCGAGATATAGAAAACAAGGTTTCAAAACAAAAAGAGAAGCTGTTGAAGCAGAGACAAAAGCTAAAAACAAAATTATGAAAGGCATTGTTATTAATAACAAATCGTCATTTCTCGATTACTATAACCAATGA
- the ltrA gene encoding group II intron reverse transcriptase/maturase, with amino-acid sequence MYRKSPSLMELVVRPDNIEKAIKKVKKNKGAPGIDGMKVSELRAHFAQYFSQITKKLLEGTYQPQAVRKVQIPKPNGKMRVLGIPVARDRVIQQAIKQVIEPSIDRTFSNHSHGFRPNRSTGTALKQCAIYYEEGYKIAVDCDLKQCFDMLNHDKLMYLFERHVQDKSISTFIRRSLQVGAIDLSGEVAERKIGAPQGGVISPLLCNIYLHELDKELEKRGHRFVRYADDFVIFVRTKRAGERVMMSVTKFIEKQLKLAVNEDKSRIGAVTRLKFLSCLITKVNGVCRFRPTTEAKRNLIRVLRKITKRNRPGTFKDIITEINQVTRGWINYFGRGFIREFIENTQSWLNRRLRQLILKRWKRVRTKYKMLRQYGLDHRSAMKIAQSRKKYWRLSNTHEVHRALTTKQLYKWGLIPLTQLAELAYARY; translated from the coding sequence ATGTATCGTAAGTCTCCATCATTGATGGAGCTTGTTGTAAGACCAGACAACATAGAAAAAGCTATCAAGAAAGTTAAGAAAAACAAAGGTGCTCCTGGAATTGACGGCATGAAAGTCAGTGAACTTCGTGCTCACTTTGCGCAGTACTTTTCACAGATAACGAAAAAACTGCTTGAAGGCACATACCAACCTCAAGCAGTTCGAAAAGTGCAAATTCCCAAACCAAATGGGAAAATGCGTGTGCTTGGTATCCCTGTCGCTAGAGACAGGGTAATACAACAAGCGATTAAACAAGTGATTGAACCCAGCATCGACCGAACATTTTCGAATCATAGCCATGGTTTCAGACCTAATCGTAGCACAGGAACAGCACTTAAGCAATGCGCTATTTACTACGAAGAGGGCTATAAAATAGCCGTGGATTGTGATTTGAAACAGTGCTTTGACATGTTAAATCATGATAAGCTGATGTATTTGTTCGAACGCCATGTTCAAGATAAGTCAATTTCAACATTTATCCGTAGAAGTTTACAAGTAGGTGCCATTGACCTATCTGGCGAAGTCGCAGAAAGAAAGATAGGTGCACCACAAGGGGGCGTTATCTCTCCTTTACTATGTAATATCTATCTACATGAACTGGATAAAGAACTCGAAAAGCGTGGACACCGGTTTGTACGCTATGCAGATGACTTTGTCATCTTTGTACGGACAAAACGTGCAGGTGAACGCGTAATGATGAGTGTAACGAAATTCATTGAAAAGCAACTGAAGTTGGCTGTCAATGAAGATAAAAGCAGAATAGGAGCAGTCACACGTTTAAAGTTCTTGAGTTGTCTAATAACCAAGGTAAATGGGGTTTGTCGTTTCAGACCGACTACGGAAGCAAAAAGAAATTTAATACGCGTCTTAAGGAAAATAACGAAACGAAATAGACCCGGTACCTTTAAAGACATTATCACTGAAATTAACCAAGTGACGAGAGGCTGGATAAATTACTTTGGTAGAGGTTTTATTAGAGAATTTATTGAAAACACGCAATCTTGGTTAAACCGCCGACTTAGACAACTCATACTTAAACGGTGGAAAAGAGTAAGAACTAAGTATAAGATGTTGCGCCAATATGGTCTTGACCATAGAAGTGCGATGAAAATCGCACAGTCTCGAAAAAAGTACTGGCGACTATCAAACACGCACGAGGTTCATCGTGCACTTACAACAAAACAACTCTACAAGTGGGGACTGATACCATTAACCCAGCTTGCAGAGTTGGCTTACGCAAGATATTGA
- a CDS encoding HTH-type transcriptional regulator Hpr, with the protein MNNKERIETMLYTQKIALLSKIIWKNAENDWQYWLKKSGITINEYMILITIYANERITITDISKQGVMHVSTAFNFAKRLEQQNLLVLEKDVYDKRNTFLKLTHDGKEFVEQTLNHYDEEYNSIYKASKTFEKEMFHLPHFSDMHYLVSKLHGRHFIDELHICHEQIKNKLLDDI; encoded by the coding sequence ATGAATAATAAAGAACGCATTGAAACCATGCTGTACACACAAAAAATCGCATTATTGTCAAAAATCATTTGGAAAAATGCCGAAAATGATTGGCAATATTGGCTCAAAAAATCTGGCATTACGATTAACGAATACATGATATTAATAACTATCTATGCCAATGAGCGCATAACGATTACCGATATTTCCAAACAAGGTGTTATGCACGTATCAACAGCCTTTAACTTTGCCAAACGATTAGAACAACAAAATTTATTAGTTCTTGAGAAGGATGTTTATGACAAACGCAACACATTTTTAAAATTAACGCATGATGGAAAAGAATTTGTCGAACAAACCCTAAATCACTATGATGAGGAGTACAATTCAATTTATAAAGCGTCAAAAACGTTTGAAAAAGAAATGTTTCATCTTCCTCATTTTAGTGATATGCACTATTTAGTTTCTAAACTTCATGGACGTCATTTTATTGACGAACTTCATATCTGTCATGAACAGATTAAAAATAAATTACTTGACGACATTTAG
- the ecsB gene encoding ABC transporter permease EcsB, giving the protein MITSKALFKKRLKAQRKERNYYNKFIFNGHFAIFLTILLGAFILGYGQWLKDVPSGVNYSLIVSIALSVSSIFPLKTLLEDADQLFLLPFEKEMKQYIRESIVMSYFARVSLQIILLIIIFPLLNTIHPNQVTNFVIVCILAIVLPLLGLFLRWEWYLYGLENWSCNGVLFILNLSGFYVIIDGSSYFGFGSIVFTILLILLLKNINAKKHFPWALMIAQAQQHRMNYYKFVNMFTDVKGMMAPAVRRKYLDVFLKAPKHFDSHHMYPFLFVRNFLRGKDAFNITLRLVVITAVLMIWLSHPIVSSVIGGLAMYMIILQMSQFYTQEAYSLWPQVWPVSEVKVIEGYQSFLNKVVVIISIVLSIIYLIMNISHFYMIIIFFIVGILTVKSTIKKLKYQETLLKD; this is encoded by the coding sequence ATGATTACATCAAAAGCATTATTTAAAAAGAGATTGAAAGCGCAACGAAAAGAAAGAAACTATTACAATAAATTCATCTTTAATGGTCATTTTGCTATCTTTTTAACTATTTTGTTAGGAGCATTTATATTAGGCTATGGGCAGTGGCTTAAAGACGTCCCATCCGGTGTTAATTATTCATTAATTGTTTCCATAGCTTTGTCTGTATCTTCCATTTTTCCTTTGAAAACATTGTTGGAAGATGCTGATCAACTTTTCTTATTACCTTTTGAAAAGGAAATGAAACAATATATACGAGAAAGTATTGTAATGAGCTATTTTGCTCGTGTTTCTCTACAAATAATATTATTAATCATCATATTTCCGTTATTAAATACAATTCATCCGAACCAAGTCACAAACTTTGTAATTGTGTGTATTTTAGCAATAGTACTTCCTTTGCTCGGATTGTTTTTAAGATGGGAATGGTACTTATATGGACTTGAAAATTGGTCGTGTAATGGTGTTTTATTTATTTTAAATTTATCTGGGTTTTACGTCATTATTGATGGATCAAGCTATTTTGGCTTTGGGAGTATCGTTTTTACAATACTTTTAATTTTATTATTAAAAAATATAAACGCCAAAAAACATTTTCCTTGGGCTTTAATGATTGCTCAAGCACAACAGCATCGTATGAACTACTATAAATTTGTAAATATGTTTACAGATGTGAAAGGGATGATGGCACCAGCAGTAAGGCGTAAATATTTAGATGTATTTTTAAAAGCGCCCAAACATTTCGACAGTCACCATATGTATCCATTTTTATTTGTTAGAAATTTCCTTCGAGGTAAGGATGCATTTAATATTACATTAAGATTGGTTGTGATTACGGCTGTATTAATGATTTGGTTGAGTCATCCTATTGTGAGCAGTGTGATAGGTGGCCTTGCAATGTATATGATTATTTTACAAATGTCACAATTTTATACACAAGAAGCTTACAGTTTGTGGCCACAAGTATGGCCCGTTTCAGAGGTTAAAGTCATAGAAGGCTATCAAAGCTTTTTAAATAAAGTTGTCGTTATAATCAGTATCGTATTGAGTATCATTTATTTAATAATGAACATAAGTCATTTCTACATGATTATAATCTTTTTTATTGTCGGGATTTTAACAGTTAAGAGTACAATAAAAAAATTAAAATACCAAGAAACTTTATTAAAAGACTAA
- a CDS encoding signal transduction protein TRAP, translating into MKLYTTYGTYNYLHQIQLNHTDRNLLIFSGDDQSILMEETTKETIFQQPNHYRVLSRSGELSSNDFLATISIPTTDDHKYQLEKKLESYLPILSDFKGYHSFRLLKSMKSNVYKIAFGFDSRLSYEEFKKSSSFRNHFSKEAVRSLAGASSVHASYLEKYFYSIVEEDSVNQIEN; encoded by the coding sequence ATGAAACTATACACTACTTATGGTACTTATAACTATTTACATCAAATTCAACTCAATCATACTGATCGTAATTTATTAATTTTTTCTGGAGACGATCAATCTATATTAATGGAAGAAACAACGAAAGAAACTATTTTTCAACAGCCTAATCATTATCGTGTATTGTCTCGAAGTGGTGAATTGTCGTCTAATGATTTTTTAGCTACTATTTCAATTCCTACTACGGATGACCATAAATATCAACTTGAAAAAAAGCTAGAATCTTACTTACCGATTTTATCTGATTTTAAAGGGTATCATAGTTTCCGATTGTTAAAATCTATGAAATCAAATGTATATAAAATCGCATTTGGATTTGATTCACGTTTATCATATGAAGAATTCAAAAAATCATCTTCTTTCCGAAATCATTTTTCTAAAGAAGCCGTTCGATCTTTAGCAGGTGCTTCATCTGTACATGCTTCATATCTAGAAAAATATTTTTATTCCATTGTAGAAGAAGATTCTGTTAACCAGATTGAAAATTAA
- the hemH gene encoding ferrochelatase yields MKKQIGLLVMAYGTPYQKSDIEPYYTDIRRGKKPTEEELNDLISRYEAIGGLSPLAGTTERQAEAIQKMLNDNYDDYEFKLYIGLKHIHPFIEDAVTQMYQDGIKEAVTVVLAPHYSRFSVGSYNRRASEKAKTYQINLYHVNQYYQQQKFIDYWTERINETLVQIPNDAHRDTVLVVSAHSLPEKMIKDNNDPYPKALADTASLIQAQSPIQNVVVGWQSEGNTGTPWLGPDVQDLTRDLYKQYNYKHFIYAPVGFVAEHLEVLYDNDYECKVICEELGVNYHRPPMPDVHPLFIGAIVDEISNILKEA; encoded by the coding sequence ATGAAAAAACAAATAGGGTTACTTGTTATGGCTTATGGTACACCTTATCAAAAAAGTGATATAGAGCCTTACTATACGGATATTCGACGTGGAAAAAAACCAACTGAAGAAGAGTTGAATGATTTAATATCTAGGTATGAGGCTATCGGGGGGCTTTCTCCTTTAGCAGGGACGACAGAACGTCAAGCTGAAGCAATTCAAAAGATGTTGAATGATAATTATGATGATTACGAATTCAAGTTATATATCGGATTAAAACATATACATCCATTTATTGAAGATGCAGTTACACAAATGTATCAAGATGGTATAAAAGAAGCGGTAACAGTTGTTTTAGCACCCCATTATTCTCGTTTTTCAGTCGGTTCATATAATCGACGTGCTTCAGAAAAAGCTAAGACATATCAAATTAACTTATATCATGTTAATCAATATTATCAACAACAAAAGTTTATAGATTACTGGACAGAACGTATTAATGAAACATTGGTTCAAATTCCGAATGATGCACATCGTGATACGGTACTTGTTGTTTCAGCGCATAGTTTACCTGAAAAAATGATTAAAGATAATAATGATCCATATCCCAAAGCGCTAGCAGACACAGCAAGTCTCATTCAAGCGCAGTCACCGATACAAAATGTAGTTGTAGGTTGGCAATCAGAAGGAAATACAGGTACACCTTGGCTCGGTCCAGACGTGCAAGATTTAACGAGAGACCTGTATAAACAATATAACTATAAACACTTCATATACGCGCCTGTAGGATTTGTAGCCGAACACTTAGAAGTCTTATACGACAATGATTATGAATGTAAAGTGATATGTGAAGAGCTAGGTGTTAATTATCATCGTCCTCCAATGCCAGATGTACATCCATTATTTATAGGAGCAATAGTTGATGAAATTTCTAATATTTTGAAAGAGGCGTGA
- a CDS encoding HIT family protein, with protein sequence MSETIFSKIIKGDIPSFKIYENEYVYAFLDISQVSKGHTLLIPKKPSPNIYETDAETMKHIGEALPIVANAIKKAFNPDGLNIIQNNGEYASQSVFHIHFHLIPRYENDIDGFGYHWETHENDIDDTQKESIAKTITQYIK encoded by the coding sequence ATGAGTGAAACAATTTTTTCTAAAATCATTAAAGGTGATATTCCTAGCTTCAAAATTTATGAAAATGAATATGTCTATGCCTTCTTAGATATTTCTCAAGTATCAAAGGGCCATACACTTTTAATCCCTAAAAAACCATCTCCTAATATTTATGAAACAGATGCTGAAACAATGAAACATATTGGAGAAGCTTTACCTATCGTAGCCAATGCCATTAAAAAAGCATTCAATCCAGATGGTTTAAATATTATTCAAAACAACGGTGAATATGCATCCCAATCCGTTTTTCATATTCACTTCCACCTTATTCCACGTTATGAAAATGATATTGATGGGTTTGGTTATCACTGGGAAACTCATGAGAATGACATAGATGATACTCAAAAAGAATCTATTGCCAAAACAATCACACAATATATAAAATAG
- the hemE gene encoding uroporphyrinogen decarboxylase, with the protein MNTNFNDTILKTIKGESTSHTPVWFMRQAGRSQPEYRKLKEKYSLFDITHQPELCAYVTELPVQQYDTDAAVLYKDIMTPLKAIGVDVEIKSGIGPVIANPIRQLSDVEKLGKIDPKRDVPFVLDTIKLLTKEKLNVPLIGFTGAPFTLASYMIEGGPSKNYNYTKALMYSDETTWFKLMDTLAEMSITYVGAQVEAGAQLIQIFDSWGGALNQSDYDYYVKPCMEKLVKGIKQLDVPVILFGVGASHLIQSWNALPIDVLGLDWRMSIDEAHSKGVTKTIQGNLDPSILLAPWDVIEKRIKGILDQGQRHGQHIFNLGHGVFPEVQPETLRRVAQFVHAYTKR; encoded by the coding sequence ATGAACACGAATTTTAATGATACGATTTTAAAAACAATTAAAGGAGAGTCTACTTCTCACACACCGGTTTGGTTTATGAGACAAGCTGGCCGTTCTCAACCTGAATATCGAAAACTCAAAGAAAAATATTCCCTTTTTGATATCACACATCAACCAGAATTATGTGCTTATGTTACAGAATTACCAGTTCAACAATATGATACCGATGCAGCAGTATTATATAAAGATATTATGACACCACTTAAAGCTATAGGGGTAGATGTAGAGATTAAGTCGGGTATCGGTCCAGTCATCGCTAATCCAATTCGACAATTGTCTGATGTCGAAAAGTTAGGGAAAATAGATCCTAAACGTGACGTTCCTTTTGTCTTAGATACGATTAAATTATTAACAAAAGAAAAGCTCAATGTTCCTCTAATTGGCTTTACTGGCGCGCCATTTACATTAGCAAGTTATATGATAGAAGGGGGACCATCGAAAAATTATAATTATACCAAGGCATTGATGTATAGTGATGAAACGACATGGTTTAAATTAATGGATACCCTTGCAGAGATGTCCATCACATATGTCGGTGCACAAGTTGAAGCAGGTGCGCAACTCATTCAAATATTTGATTCATGGGGAGGAGCACTAAACCAATCCGATTATGACTACTATGTAAAACCATGCATGGAAAAGCTCGTCAAAGGTATAAAGCAATTAGATGTACCTGTGATTTTATTTGGAGTAGGTGCAAGCCATTTAATTCAATCATGGAATGCACTACCGATTGACGTACTTGGCTTAGATTGGAGAATGTCAATTGATGAAGCTCACTCAAAAGGGGTTACAAAAACAATACAAGGTAATTTAGATCCAAGTATTTTACTAGCGCCTTGGGACGTCATTGAAAAAAGAATAAAAGGCATTCTTGATCAAGGGCAGCGTCATGGACAACATATTTTTAATTTGGGACATGGCGTATTTCCTGAAGTACAACCAGAAACATTACGACGTGTTGCTCAATTTGTCCATGCATATACAAAAAGGTAA
- a CDS encoding YtxH domain-containing protein: MKALQISLGVIAGVATGLGVALMKRDHHVRIDNPRPERPKTNLEQELDTIKLNIQAIKDYTTQIKSESQSFGSSIGDEVKTMIGEFKADIDPNIQRLQGHIENLQNRGEEMTHFPSNK; encoded by the coding sequence ATGAAAGCCTTACAAATTTCTTTAGGCGTTATTGCTGGCGTAGCAACAGGATTAGGCGTTGCACTAATGAAACGTGATCATCATGTACGCATTGATAACCCAAGACCTGAACGTCCTAAAACAAATCTAGAACAAGAGCTTGATACAATAAAACTTAATATTCAAGCTATTAAAGATTATACAACTCAAATCAAATCAGAAAGTCAATCATTTGGTAGTTCCATAGGTGATGAAGTTAAAACAATGATTGGTGAATTCAAAGCCGATATCGATCCTAACATTCAACGCTTACAAGGTCATATTGAGAATTTACAAAATCGCGGTGAAGAAATGACTCATTTCCCTTCTAATAAATAG
- the ecsA gene encoding ABC transporter ATP-binding protein EcsA, with translation MTVKVKHLTGGYGKKPVIKNLNFELKKGEIVGLIGLNGAGKSTTIKHILGLLTPMQGEMSISDIDINEDINQYRKRLSYIPESPIIYDTLTLKEHIEMTAMAYGIEYETAMNRAEPLLKVFRLSDQLNVFPSHFSKGMKQKVMIICAFIVEPDLYIIDEPFLGLDPLGIQSMLDLMKSKRDENKTVLMSTHILATAEKYCDRFMIIDNGEIVAFGNLDELRKQTNMQECSLDEIYIKVTERSLT, from the coding sequence ATGACTGTGAAAGTCAAACATTTAACAGGGGGTTATGGAAAAAAACCTGTTATAAAAAATTTAAATTTTGAACTTAAAAAAGGTGAAATTGTAGGATTAATTGGGCTTAATGGTGCGGGTAAAAGTACAACAATTAAGCATATTCTAGGTTTATTGACGCCTATGCAAGGTGAAATGTCCATTTCAGATATAGATATTAATGAGGACATTAATCAATATCGTAAGCGTTTATCTTATATTCCTGAATCTCCAATTATTTATGATACATTAACTTTAAAAGAACATATTGAAATGACGGCCATGGCTTATGGTATAGAATATGAAACAGCTATGAATCGAGCGGAGCCATTATTAAAGGTATTTAGGTTATCCGATCAGCTCAATGTATTTCCAAGTCATTTTTCAAAAGGAATGAAACAAAAGGTCATGATTATTTGTGCCTTTATTGTTGAACCCGATCTTTACATCATTGATGAACCATTTCTAGGACTTGACCCTTTAGGTATTCAATCGATGTTAGATTTAATGAAGTCTAAAAGAGATGAGAACAAAACAGTATTAATGAGTACACATATCTTGGCCACTGCAGAAAAGTACTGTGATCGTTTTATGATAATAGATAATGGTGAAATTGTCGCTTTCGGTAATTTAGATGAGCTTCGGAAACAAACAAATATGCAAGAGTGTTCATTAGATGAAATTTATATTAAAGTGACAGAGCGTTCATTGACATGA
- a CDS encoding DUF3267 domain-containing protein: protein MLNCLRSIDIHSRFGLPRIAFISFVTVVITFFISFELFHFSSRVPFTDQHFILFIVLMLFLYPFHKLIHILMVLPYFKYLRITKLIKTKWLPLYNIFLDKPVSKLYFCICLIMPLILITALCVYIARLIPEYGHYFMFLLSLNAGYSVMDLLYLKVIVFSRQGKYVEEHINGFVLLEKNYK from the coding sequence ATGCTGAATTGCTTACGCTCAATTGATATACATTCTCGATTTGGATTACCGCGTATCGCTTTTATAAGTTTTGTGACAGTTGTTATTACTTTCTTTATAAGTTTTGAATTATTTCACTTTAGTTCACGTGTTCCATTTACAGATCAACATTTTATACTGTTTATTGTCTTAATGTTATTTTTATATCCTTTCCATAAATTAATTCACATCTTAATGGTATTACCTTACTTTAAATATTTGCGCATAACTAAATTGATTAAAACAAAATGGCTTCCACTGTACAATATATTTTTAGATAAACCCGTAAGTAAATTGTATTTTTGTATTTGTTTAATTATGCCACTCATTTTAATTACAGCGCTTTGTGTATACATTGCCCGCTTAATTCCTGAATATGGTCATTATTTTATGTTTTTATTATCTTTAAACGCAGGATACTCGGTAATGGATCTTCTATATCTCAAGGTCATTGTTTTTTCAAGACAAGGTAAATACGTTGAAGAACATATTAATGGATTTGTACTATTAGAAAAAAATTATAAATAA
- the hemY gene encoding protoporphyrinogen oxidase, with product MTRVAVIGAGITGLSSAFFIKKNYPEVDVTIYEATNRPGGKIKTEKRDGYVIELGPESYLGRKKIMTDVAREIGMNEDDIVTNQTGQSYIYAQNQLYPIPGGSILGVPTDIKPFISTKLITLKGKIRALKDLTMKPISITEDDISVGHFFRARLGDELLEKLIEPLLSGIYGTDIDQLSLMSTFPYFKSLEEEHGSIIKGMKQVRRARQKNENNNRVGAQGQFKQFKQGLYDFILKLEAWLKAREVTIEYQTTVKDLSSTQQGYNLIFENDNTIFYDGVIVATPHQVFQKWFENDPMFDYFKSLNASSVATIAMAYDNANIENYENGTGFVVSRTSQTDITACTWTSKKWPHTTPKGKTLIRAYIGKPGQRIVEDCTEEELVQIAQRDLSKVMKFQGSPDFTIVNKMIQASPQYHVGHISKIKEIQAHIYDNYQHLQITGAPFEAVGLPDCILQAQNAVEKLIPRIR from the coding sequence ATGACTAGAGTTGCGGTTATAGGAGCAGGAATAACAGGTTTATCTAGTGCATTTTTTATAAAGAAAAATTACCCTGAGGTCGATGTGACGATATACGAAGCAACGAATCGACCAGGCGGAAAAATTAAAACAGAAAAAAGAGATGGTTATGTCATCGAATTAGGACCTGAATCATACTTAGGGCGTAAAAAAATCATGACTGATGTTGCACGTGAAATTGGGATGAATGAGGACGACATAGTAACAAATCAGACAGGACAATCTTATATTTATGCACAAAACCAGCTGTATCCCATTCCGGGAGGTTCAATTCTTGGAGTTCCTACCGATATTAAACCATTCATATCAACAAAATTAATTACTCTAAAAGGTAAAATACGTGCACTTAAAGATTTAACGATGAAGCCTATATCAATTACGGAAGATGATATATCTGTCGGGCATTTTTTTCGAGCAAGATTAGGAGATGAATTGCTTGAAAAATTGATTGAGCCTTTATTAAGCGGAATTTATGGAACAGATATTGATCAATTAAGCTTAATGAGTACTTTTCCTTATTTTAAATCATTAGAAGAAGAACATGGAAGTATTATTAAAGGGATGAAGCAAGTTCGTCGGGCGCGACAAAAGAATGAAAATAACAATCGTGTTGGTGCACAAGGTCAGTTTAAACAATTCAAGCAAGGGCTTTATGATTTTATTTTAAAATTAGAGGCATGGTTGAAAGCACGAGAGGTAACAATAGAATATCAAACAACCGTAAAAGATTTATCATCAACGCAACAAGGTTATAACCTCATTTTTGAAAATGATAACACCATTTTTTATGATGGTGTTATTGTTGCGACTCCGCATCAAGTATTTCAAAAATGGTTTGAAAATGATCCTATGTTTGATTATTTTAAGTCACTTAATGCATCATCAGTCGCTACGATAGCAATGGCATATGATAACGCTAATATTGAAAATTATGAGAACGGTACAGGGTTTGTCGTTTCACGAACAAGTCAAACTGATATTACCGCTTGTACTTGGACGTCCAAAAAATGGCCTCATACGACACCAAAGGGAAAAACATTAATTCGAGCTTATATTGGTAAACCAGGACAACGCATTGTAGAGGATTGTACAGAAGAAGAATTAGTTCAAATTGCACAACGAGATTTATCAAAAGTGATGAAATTTCAGGGGTCTCCAGATTTTACAATTGTGAATAAAATGATACAAGCGAGTCCCCAATATCACGTAGGTCATATTTCTAAAATTAAAGAGATTCAAGCGCATATCTATGATAATTATCAACATCTTCAAATCACAGGTGCGCCATTTGAAGCGGTCGGTTTGCCAGATTGTATTTTACAAGCTCAAAATGCTGTTGAAAAATTAATACCCCGAATTCGATAG
- a CDS encoding RBBP9/YdeN family alpha/beta hydrolase: MTNVYIVHGYQANSNSHWFQWLKSSLELEGHDVTVLDLPHSDQPILSEWLAYMKHHIAEVNSETIFVAHSLGAITVLRYLEQLPQNNIGKLAIVSGFNEKINSLSMLDEFIDENIDYSHLKERFNQIFAIAAKDDPIVPFELTKVLCEKLDGKFYELEEGGHFCKEDGFDSFLFLKKKVIINFD, from the coding sequence ATGACTAATGTTTATATAGTCCATGGGTATCAAGCTAATAGTAACAGCCATTGGTTTCAATGGCTAAAATCATCATTAGAGTTAGAAGGCCATGATGTGACGGTTCTTGATTTACCACATTCTGACCAGCCTATATTGTCCGAATGGTTAGCATACATGAAACATCACATTGCAGAAGTTAATTCAGAAACAATATTTGTTGCACACAGTTTAGGAGCTATCACAGTTTTAAGATATCTAGAACAATTACCACAAAACAACATAGGTAAATTAGCTATCGTTTCAGGTTTTAATGAAAAAATAAATTCATTATCCATGCTAGATGAATTTATAGATGAAAATATAGATTATAGCCATTTAAAAGAGCGCTTCAATCAAATTTTTGCTATTGCAGCAAAAGATGATCCTATCGTTCCATTTGAATTAACAAAAGTATTATGTGAAAAGCTTGATGGTAAATTTTATGAATTGGAAGAGGGCGGTCATTTTTGTAAAGAAGATGGATTTGATTCCTTTTTATTTTTAAAGAAAAAAGTAATTATTAATTTTGATTGA